The following are encoded in a window of Sutcliffiella horikoshii genomic DNA:
- the rnz gene encoding ribonuclease Z, producing MKLTFLGTGSGVPAKHRNVSSLALHIDDKEGSVWLFDCGEATQHQILHTSLKPRKISKIFITHLHGDHIFGLPGLLSSRSFQGGETPLTVYGPVGIKEYIETSLRVSMTHVKYPLIIKEFEEEGLLLEEADFTIKGKKLVHGISSFGFRIVQKDLPGALLMDKVKQSNIPSGPHLQELKEGKSVTLSDGRIVEGIDYIGPPKKGKVITILGDTRYTPVSVELAEEADVLIHEATFAAKDEMLAREYFHSTTVQAAQVAKEARANQLLLSHISARYQQEDVLSLMEEAKEIFSNTVVVNDFDVIPIK from the coding sequence ATGAAACTAACTTTTTTGGGTACAGGTTCTGGTGTTCCTGCAAAGCACCGAAATGTATCTTCGCTGGCATTACATATAGATGATAAAGAGGGTTCTGTGTGGCTTTTCGATTGTGGGGAAGCAACACAGCACCAAATTTTACATACATCATTAAAACCAAGGAAGATTTCTAAAATATTTATCACCCACTTACACGGAGATCATATCTTTGGCTTGCCTGGACTGTTGAGCAGCCGTTCTTTTCAAGGTGGGGAAACACCTTTGACGGTTTACGGTCCGGTAGGGATAAAAGAGTATATTGAAACCTCTTTACGAGTGAGTATGACACATGTGAAGTATCCATTAATTATTAAAGAGTTTGAAGAAGAAGGATTACTTTTGGAAGAAGCGGATTTCACCATAAAGGGGAAAAAACTTGTCCATGGAATTTCTTCATTTGGCTTTCGGATTGTTCAGAAGGACTTACCAGGTGCGTTATTAATGGACAAAGTTAAGCAAAGCAATATCCCATCAGGTCCACACCTTCAAGAACTAAAAGAGGGGAAAAGCGTTACCTTGTCTGATGGCAGAATAGTTGAAGGAATAGATTATATCGGTCCTCCTAAAAAGGGGAAGGTGATCACCATACTTGGGGATACAAGGTATACTCCTGTTTCTGTTGAGTTGGCGGAAGAGGCGGATGTCCTTATCCACGAAGCGACTTTTGCAGCAAAGGATGAAATGCTTGCAAGAGAGTATTTCCATTCCACTACTGTCCAGGCGGCACAGGTTGCCAAGGAGGCAAGAGCGAACCAATTGCTCTTATCGCACATAAGTGCGAGGTATCAGCAAGAGGATGTTCTCTCATTGATGGAAGAGGCAAAAGAGATATTTTCTAACACGGTTGTGGTAAACGACTTTGATGTAATTCCGATAAAATAA
- a CDS encoding HAD family hydrolase produces MNNISTIVFDLDGTLYEDTHHFQYYADLLKNKLPAEKQTTFEEDYKAIEAGTHTLKMGRVYDAKKDLILAHNDGKVSRGWTWGGVEVSQEELTSYYPEPLQFDLFDMLSIGDLWWVPVSIAKHYGLSSEEAYAAFLQTREHMMTDDFLLEPLAEFANVLEKLHKKYTLILMTNSPQTDSDVILKKLGFTSYFHDKIYEANKPVHTADRLSYISKEHHVPYSQMLSVGDNYINEILPAALLGCSTICIDPFNLFKESEATYTVSGLSELSKLLDKSFLK; encoded by the coding sequence ATGAATAACATTTCTACTATCGTATTTGACCTGGACGGTACACTTTATGAGGATACACACCACTTTCAGTATTACGCCGACCTTCTCAAAAACAAGTTACCAGCGGAAAAACAGACCACGTTTGAAGAAGACTATAAAGCTATTGAGGCAGGGACACATACTCTTAAGATGGGTAGGGTGTATGATGCTAAAAAAGATTTAATTCTGGCCCATAATGATGGGAAGGTATCTAGAGGCTGGACTTGGGGCGGAGTGGAAGTATCACAAGAAGAACTTACTTCCTATTATCCCGAACCTCTTCAATTTGACCTGTTTGATATGCTAAGTATCGGGGATCTATGGTGGGTACCGGTTTCCATTGCCAAACACTACGGATTAAGTAGCGAGGAAGCATATGCGGCATTCCTGCAAACAAGAGAACATATGATGACAGATGACTTTCTATTAGAACCATTAGCAGAGTTTGCTAATGTATTAGAAAAGCTCCATAAAAAATATACATTAATTCTTATGACTAATAGCCCGCAGACAGACAGCGATGTCATATTGAAGAAACTCGGATTCACTTCTTACTTTCATGATAAAATTTATGAAGCCAATAAACCGGTACATACAGCAGATCGTCTTTCATACATATCTAAGGAACACCATGTTCCTTACAGCCAAATGCTGAGCGTTGGTGATAACTATATTAACGAAATCCTTCCTGCTGCATTATTGGGTTGTAGTACAATTTGTATCGATCCTTTTAACCTATTTAAAGAAAGCGAAGCAACCTATACAGTCTCTGGATTATCAGAGCTTTCTAAGCTATTAGATAAATCTTTTTTGAAATAA
- the yunB gene encoding sporulation protein YunB, whose product MRKMRRTSLLKSGPLPLKYVFLITFILFNILTVFSLIIINKNLEPSLRSIAETKARQIATQAINDAVSKKIANSLNPEELIIVLNEGTDHVAFSTNHKVVNTVISETTLRVQRYLDFLEEGNLEGMESYKNDLNIDYEESKKQNGIVYKVPLGMATKTTLFSNLGPKIPVRFEILGDVISNVETKVIETGINNTVIEVYVNVSVKMNIIIPLVEQPMEINNSVKIGDLVIPGKVPMYYHESGSGGGGVAPVIIPEIPVEEQKNNN is encoded by the coding sequence ATGAGAAAAATGCGCCGAACTTCCCTATTGAAAAGTGGGCCACTGCCATTAAAGTACGTGTTTTTAATAACGTTTATTCTATTTAATATTTTGACGGTTTTTAGTTTGATTATCATCAATAAAAACCTGGAACCGAGTTTAAGGAGTATAGCAGAAACGAAAGCACGTCAGATTGCAACACAAGCTATTAATGATGCCGTCTCAAAGAAGATAGCAAACAGTCTAAATCCAGAGGAATTAATTATTGTGTTAAATGAAGGTACGGATCATGTAGCTTTTAGTACCAATCATAAAGTAGTGAACACGGTGATTTCTGAAACTACGTTAAGAGTCCAACGGTATTTGGACTTCCTTGAAGAAGGTAATCTGGAAGGAATGGAATCATATAAAAATGATTTGAACATAGATTACGAAGAATCAAAAAAGCAGAATGGAATCGTGTATAAAGTTCCGTTAGGGATGGCGACTAAAACGACCCTTTTTTCCAATCTTGGTCCGAAAATACCAGTGCGGTTTGAAATACTGGGTGATGTGATTTCGAATGTGGAAACAAAAGTGATTGAAACAGGAATAAATAATACAGTGATAGAGGTCTATGTAAATGTGAGTGTGAAGATGAACATTATCATTCCGTTGGTGGAACAGCCAATGGAGATAAATAACTCTGTAAAAATAGGAGATTTAGTGATTCCAGGAAAAGTTCCGATGTATTATCATGAAAGTGGAAGCGGTGGTGGAGGGGTTGCACCAGTTATCATCCCTGAGATTCCAGTAGAAGAACAAAAGAATAATAACTGA
- a CDS encoding DNA polymerase IV, with translation MNEKITKGHRVIFHVDMNSFYASVEMAYDPLLKGKPVAIAGNVEERKGIIVTCSYEARAFGVKTTMPLWEARQKCPQLIVRKPNFDRYRKSSQAMFDLLREYTDQVEPVSIDEGYMDVTDYAGPLTPLQIAEEIQLRLQKELLLPCSIGIAPNKFLAKMASDMKKPMGITILRKREIEKILWPMNVGEMHGVGAKTAEKLKTISITTIGELAKGNDYQLKHLLGINGERLKKRANGVDTRPVDPDSVSEFKSIGNSTTLPKDSEDERLLEKTIEKLSSSVSARMKRKSVLSHNIQLMIRYGIHHTVTRSRKLPNPIEGESAIKAAAMFLLRKHWDGEPVRLLGVTAQELVEKDDSVKQLDLFTFQEDAKKEPLHKTLQDLEDKFGKGIIKRGIKNKNTADAGSKAKITTSFQKDFLE, from the coding sequence ATGAATGAAAAAATCACAAAAGGACATCGAGTCATCTTTCATGTAGATATGAATAGCTTCTACGCGTCTGTCGAGATGGCCTATGATCCCTTGCTTAAGGGAAAGCCTGTAGCAATTGCGGGTAATGTAGAAGAACGAAAAGGGATTATCGTCACTTGTAGTTATGAGGCAAGAGCCTTTGGTGTGAAAACAACGATGCCTTTATGGGAAGCAAGACAGAAATGTCCCCAGCTTATTGTGCGAAAGCCTAACTTTGACCGGTACAGGAAGAGTTCCCAAGCCATGTTTGATTTGCTAAGGGAGTATACAGACCAAGTTGAACCGGTTTCCATCGATGAAGGTTATATGGATGTGACAGATTATGCAGGACCACTAACACCTTTACAAATTGCTGAGGAAATCCAATTGAGGTTACAAAAAGAACTTTTGTTGCCCTGTAGTATTGGAATTGCCCCGAATAAATTCTTGGCGAAGATGGCATCGGATATGAAAAAGCCCATGGGAATTACTATCCTACGAAAAAGAGAAATTGAGAAAATCCTTTGGCCTATGAATGTGGGGGAAATGCATGGTGTAGGGGCCAAGACTGCTGAAAAATTAAAGACAATAAGTATTACAACAATTGGTGAATTGGCTAAAGGCAATGATTATCAACTAAAACACCTGCTTGGTATTAATGGAGAGCGGCTGAAAAAGCGAGCAAATGGAGTTGACACTCGTCCAGTTGATCCCGATAGTGTCTCTGAATTTAAAAGTATTGGAAACTCTACTACTTTACCAAAGGATTCAGAAGATGAACGTTTGTTAGAGAAGACCATCGAAAAACTGTCATCTTCTGTGAGTGCAAGAATGAAAAGAAAGTCAGTGCTCAGCCATAACATTCAGCTAATGATCAGATATGGCATTCATCATACGGTGACAAGGAGCCGAAAACTACCTAATCCAATAGAAGGTGAAAGTGCTATTAAAGCAGCTGCTATGTTTTTGCTTAGAAAGCATTGGGACGGGGAACCTGTCCGCTTATTGGGTGTAACTGCTCAAGAACTTGTGGAAAAAGATGATTCTGTTAAACAGCTTGATCTGTTTACGTTTCAAGAAGATGCTAAGAAAGAGCCATTGCATAAAACCCTTCAAGATCTAGAAGATAAATTTGGGAAGGGGATTATTAAAAGGGGTATTAAGAATAAGAATACTGCTGATGCAGGTTCAAAGGCTAAAATAACGACTAGTTTTCAGAAGGATTTTTTAGAATAA
- a CDS encoding MarR family winged helix-turn-helix transcriptional regulator, whose product MDSNLKLDNQLCFKIYSAEKKMMKLYRSYLDEQGITYSQYLVLLVLWERDAISVKELGEKLILDSGTLTPMLKRMETNQLIVRNRSKKDERSVVITLTPKGKALNKEVECIPNKFLEKISLNTDELKALSELLTKLVVK is encoded by the coding sequence ATGGATAGCAACTTAAAATTAGATAATCAACTTTGTTTTAAAATTTACTCTGCAGAAAAGAAAATGATGAAATTATATAGATCGTATTTAGATGAGCAGGGAATAACATATTCTCAATACCTCGTCCTATTGGTACTGTGGGAAAGGGATGCCATTTCTGTGAAGGAGTTAGGTGAAAAACTAATTCTCGACTCTGGTACGTTAACCCCAATGTTAAAACGTATGGAAACAAATCAATTAATTGTAAGAAATCGCTCCAAAAAAGATGAACGAAGTGTTGTGATAACTCTTACCCCGAAAGGAAAAGCCTTAAATAAAGAGGTAGAGTGTATCCCAAACAAGTTCCTAGAAAAAATATCATTAAATACGGATGAACTAAAAGCATTAAGCGAACTTCTGACAAAGCTGGTTGTTAAATAA
- a CDS encoding organic hydroperoxide resistance protein, which produces MDALYTAKVTASGGRAGKIQSEDGTLDLALAMPKSLGGTEKEGATNPEQLFAAGYSACFDSALNLVARQARQKIESEVVAEVSIGKDTDGGFKLAVVLNVSINGVTQEEAEKLVKQAHEVCPYSKATRGNIEVELVTRAQ; this is translated from the coding sequence ATGGATGCATTATATACAGCGAAAGTTACAGCCTCAGGTGGTAGAGCAGGAAAAATTCAAAGCGAAGATGGAACTTTAGATCTTGCACTTGCAATGCCAAAATCATTAGGTGGAACAGAAAAAGAAGGAGCAACTAATCCAGAACAACTATTTGCTGCCGGGTATTCCGCTTGTTTTGACAGTGCACTAAACCTTGTAGCACGTCAGGCTCGCCAGAAAATTGAATCAGAAGTTGTTGCAGAGGTTTCTATTGGTAAAGATACTGATGGTGGCTTTAAACTGGCTGTCGTGTTAAACGTTAGTATTAATGGAGTTACTCAAGAGGAAGCAGAGAAGTTAGTTAAACAAGCACATGAAGTTTGCCCTTATTCTAAAGCTACCAGAGGAAATATTGAAGTGGAACTAGTAACAAGAGCACAATAA
- a CDS encoding chemotaxis protein CheW, whose amino-acid sequence MESKKLVIFETKEEEYGIAVENVVSIEKLGTVTALPEMEAYLKGLMKVRGQLIPVLDVKHILFSEPIEVSDKTRLIVVQTSELSVGLLVEDAKEILDVKKEAIKDLNVLAFQSSPYISGMVNLDSRLIAIIDPNNLVGSLEKVHHIKDAVEASTI is encoded by the coding sequence ATGGAATCCAAAAAACTAGTAATTTTTGAAACAAAGGAAGAAGAGTATGGCATAGCAGTTGAAAATGTGGTTTCCATTGAAAAGCTTGGAACTGTTACAGCTCTACCCGAGATGGAAGCTTATCTAAAAGGCCTTATGAAAGTAAGGGGACAATTAATACCAGTTCTTGATGTGAAGCATATATTATTTTCTGAACCGATTGAAGTGAGCGATAAAACACGTTTAATTGTGGTGCAAACATCGGAACTTTCCGTAGGGTTATTAGTGGAAGATGCAAAGGAAATATTGGATGTGAAAAAAGAGGCTATTAAGGATTTAAATGTGTTGGCATTTCAGTCTTCTCCGTATATAAGCGGGATGGTAAATCTTGATAGTCGATTGATTGCAATTATTGATCCGAATAACTTAGTGGGAAGCCTTGAAAAAGTCCATCATATTAAGGATGCGGTAGAAGCTTCTACTATATAG
- a CDS encoding tripeptidase T has translation MINRDRLVEEFLELVQVDSETKFEAEICKVLKEKFSALGVQVVEDDTMNETGHGAGNLICTLEGTKDGVDTIYFTSHMDTVVPGKGIKPSIKDGYIVTDGTTILGADDKAGLAAMLEAVKVLKENNIEHGKIEFVITVGEESGLVGAKALDPALVTAKFGFALDSDGTVGNIIVAAPTQAKVKATIYGKTAHAGVAPEKGISAITIAAKSIAKMPLGRIDEETTANIGRFEGGGPTNIVCDRVDILAEARSLVPEKMEAQVAKMKDAFETVAADMGGRAEVTIDVMYPGFKFADGDHVVEMAKRAVTEIGRTPELQRSGGGSDANVIAGFGVPTVNLAVGYEEIHTTNERMPIEELIKTTELVVSIMKEVAK, from the coding sequence ATGATTAACAGAGACAGACTTGTCGAAGAATTTTTAGAGCTTGTCCAGGTGGACTCAGAAACAAAATTCGAAGCAGAGATTTGCAAAGTATTAAAAGAAAAATTCTCCGCTCTTGGTGTCCAAGTAGTAGAAGATGATACGATGAATGAGACGGGACATGGTGCAGGAAACCTAATCTGTACACTTGAAGGTACAAAAGATGGTGTAGATACCATTTATTTCACGTCCCATATGGACACAGTAGTTCCAGGAAAGGGAATCAAACCATCGATCAAAGACGGCTACATTGTCACAGACGGAACGACTATTCTTGGAGCAGATGACAAAGCAGGTCTTGCTGCAATGCTTGAAGCAGTGAAAGTTCTAAAAGAAAACAACATCGAACACGGAAAAATCGAGTTTGTCATCACGGTCGGAGAAGAATCTGGACTTGTAGGGGCAAAAGCGCTAGATCCAGCTTTAGTAACTGCGAAATTCGGTTTTGCTCTAGATAGCGACGGAACAGTTGGAAACATCATTGTAGCAGCTCCAACACAAGCTAAAGTAAAAGCAACGATATACGGAAAGACGGCTCATGCAGGAGTTGCACCGGAAAAAGGAATTTCTGCGATTACAATTGCAGCAAAATCTATCGCAAAAATGCCTTTAGGCAGAATTGATGAAGAAACAACTGCAAACATTGGGCGATTCGAAGGCGGCGGACCGACTAATATCGTTTGCGACCGTGTGGATATATTAGCAGAGGCGCGTTCTTTAGTTCCTGAAAAAATGGAAGCGCAAGTGGCAAAAATGAAAGATGCATTTGAAACAGTGGCAGCAGACATGGGTGGCCGTGCGGAAGTAACAATAGACGTTATGTACCCAGGCTTCAAGTTTGCTGATGGCGATCATGTAGTGGAAATGGCTAAGCGTGCCGTTACTGAAATTGGAAGAACCCCCGAACTTCAACGCAGCGGCGGAGGCAGTGATGCCAATGTTATAGCTGGATTTGGCGTTCCAACGGTAAATCTAGCAGTTGGGTACGAAGAAATTCACACGACTAATGAAAGAATGCCCATTGAAGAATTGATTAAAACAACGGAATTGGTTGTAAGTATCATGAAGGAAGTAGCAAAATAA
- a CDS encoding GNAT family N-acetyltransferase codes for MVNLKKVNQDQEAVLHNIIQFYIYEFTRFNKQITLETDGKYKPFDLDKYWNNNEYHAFFIHSGEELAGFAFVEQGHGDSPSVIEEFFVLKKFHGKGVGTIASQQLFSMFPGKWEIFQIENNYPAQAFWRKTIKEYTSNTFTERYDEYRRSIQEFDTATLPNY; via the coding sequence ATGGTTAATCTGAAAAAAGTGAATCAAGATCAGGAAGCGGTTCTTCATAATATAATTCAGTTTTATATTTACGAGTTCACAAGATTTAATAAGCAAATTACATTAGAAACGGATGGAAAGTATAAACCATTTGATTTAGACAAGTATTGGAATAACAATGAGTATCATGCATTTTTTATTCATTCTGGAGAAGAACTTGCCGGGTTTGCCTTTGTAGAGCAGGGACACGGAGATTCTCCTAGTGTCATAGAAGAGTTCTTTGTCTTGAAGAAGTTTCATGGAAAAGGGGTGGGAACAATAGCTTCTCAACAGCTGTTTTCTATGTTTCCTGGCAAATGGGAAATTTTCCAAATTGAAAATAACTATCCCGCTCAGGCTTTTTGGAGAAAAACAATCAAGGAATATACAAGTAATACCTTTACAGAGCGTTACGATGAATATAGAAGGTCTATCCAAGAATTTGATACCGCTACTTTACCGAATTATTAG
- a CDS encoding acyl-CoA carboxylase subunit beta, which produces MDIYEKINELYDKRREVELGGGDDRIDKQHEKGKLTARERIELLVDEGTFVELNPFIEHRCNDFGLQGKKGPGDGVVTGYGKVNGKPIYLFSQDFTVFGGALGEMHAKKIANVMDMAAKNGAPIVGLNDSGGARIQEGVLSLDGYGHIFYRNSIYSGVIPQISVIMGPCAGGAVYSPAITDFVFMVEKTSQMFITGPKVIETVTGEKISSEGLGGAKVHNAISGNAHFSSSSEEEVLAQVRNLLSYLPQNNEEKPERISCEQGDDYRPDLADAIPFDAIRPYDVRIVINQVVDEGSFMEVHKDFAKNIVVGLARLKGEVVGLVCNQPKVMAGGLDIDSSDKASRFIRFCDSFNIPLITFEDVTGFFPGVKQEHGGIIRHGAKILYAYSEATVPKLTVILRKAYGGAYVALNSKSIGADLVFAWPNAEIAVMGPQGAANIIFAREINESDNPDETRAQKIEEYREKFANPYVAASQGMVDDVIDPRETRIKLIQSLEMLCNKKESRPYKKHGNIPL; this is translated from the coding sequence ATTGATATTTATGAAAAAATAAACGAGCTTTATGACAAACGTCGCGAAGTAGAACTTGGCGGTGGAGACGATCGAATTGACAAGCAGCATGAAAAAGGGAAACTGACTGCCAGAGAGCGTATCGAACTGCTTGTGGATGAAGGGACTTTTGTAGAACTTAATCCATTTATCGAACACCGTTGCAATGACTTTGGCCTGCAGGGAAAAAAAGGTCCTGGAGATGGCGTCGTTACAGGTTATGGAAAAGTGAACGGCAAACCAATCTATCTTTTTTCACAAGACTTCACTGTATTTGGTGGAGCCCTAGGAGAAATGCATGCAAAGAAAATCGCCAATGTCATGGATATGGCAGCAAAAAATGGTGCACCCATTGTCGGCTTGAATGATTCAGGGGGAGCACGAATCCAAGAAGGTGTTCTTTCATTAGATGGATATGGTCACATCTTTTACAGAAACTCTATCTATTCTGGAGTAATTCCTCAGATTTCGGTCATTATGGGTCCATGTGCAGGCGGGGCTGTTTATTCACCGGCCATTACCGATTTTGTTTTCATGGTGGAAAAGACCAGTCAGATGTTTATCACGGGACCAAAGGTAATTGAAACGGTAACAGGAGAGAAGATCAGTTCAGAAGGCCTTGGTGGAGCAAAAGTACATAACGCAATAAGCGGAAATGCTCACTTCTCCAGTTCTTCGGAGGAAGAGGTACTGGCACAAGTGCGAAACCTGCTAAGTTACCTTCCACAAAACAATGAAGAAAAGCCGGAAAGAATTTCTTGTGAACAAGGTGACGACTACCGTCCGGATTTAGCGGATGCCATTCCGTTTGACGCAATTAGACCTTATGATGTTCGAATTGTAATCAACCAGGTAGTGGATGAAGGGTCGTTTATGGAAGTTCATAAGGATTTTGCCAAAAATATCGTAGTTGGATTGGCAAGGCTGAAGGGAGAAGTTGTTGGACTAGTTTGTAATCAGCCAAAAGTGATGGCAGGCGGACTTGATATCGATTCTTCTGATAAAGCATCCAGGTTTATTCGTTTCTGTGACTCTTTCAATATTCCATTGATTACATTTGAAGATGTCACGGGGTTCTTCCCGGGCGTAAAACAAGAGCACGGTGGAATCATCCGTCATGGTGCCAAAATCCTTTACGCTTATTCGGAAGCGACAGTGCCAAAGCTGACCGTAATTTTGCGTAAAGCTTATGGTGGTGCATATGTAGCCTTAAACAGTAAATCCATCGGTGCCGACCTTGTCTTTGCATGGCCAAATGCGGAAATTGCTGTAATGGGTCCTCAAGGAGCAGCAAACATCATCTTTGCCCGTGAAATCAATGAGAGCGATAATCCGGATGAGACACGTGCCCAAAAAATTGAAGAGTATCGCGAAAAGTTTGCCAACCCATATGTGGCAGCAAGCCAAGGAATGGTAGATGACGTGATTGATCCAAGAGAGACAAGGATTAAATTGATTCAATCACTAGAAATGCTTTGCAATAAAAAGGAATCAAGACCATATAAAAAACACGGGAATATCCCACTATAA
- the mce gene encoding methylmalonyl-CoA epimerase, whose amino-acid sequence MIKNVNHIGIAVNSIETALPFYTEALGLTFEAVEHVAEQRVRVAFINAGNCKLELLEPTSPDSPVAKFIEKRGEGIHHVALSVESIEDRIQEMIEKGIPMIDKKSRVGAGGANIAFMHPKASNGVLVEFCEKAAKQHDN is encoded by the coding sequence ATGATTAAAAATGTAAATCATATTGGGATTGCTGTAAACTCAATTGAGACAGCGCTTCCATTTTATACAGAGGCTTTGGGGTTGACTTTTGAAGCTGTGGAACATGTAGCGGAGCAAAGGGTAAGAGTGGCATTCATCAATGCCGGGAATTGTAAGCTGGAGTTATTGGAACCGACTTCTCCTGATAGTCCGGTTGCCAAATTTATTGAAAAGCGTGGGGAAGGCATTCACCATGTAGCCTTAAGTGTAGAATCCATAGAAGATAGAATTCAAGAAATGATTGAAAAGGGAATACCTATGATAGACAAGAAATCTCGTGTCGGGGCAGGCGGGGCGAACATCGCTTTCATGCACCCAAAAGCAAGCAATGGCGTATTGGTAGAATTCTGCGAAAAGGCGGCGAAACAACATGACAATTGA
- the prli42 gene encoding stressosome-associated protein Prli42, producing the protein MMNRKFQKVVVYLMIGVMLITTLLAGASMFF; encoded by the coding sequence ATGATGAACCGCAAATTCCAAAAAGTTGTCGTCTATTTAATGATTGGCGTCATGCTAATCACGACACTATTAGCTGGAGCTTCCATGTTTTTTTAA
- a CDS encoding DUF4181 domain-containing protein, whose protein sequence is MTFVWLMLTIAVALVFVDVAVRKLLGIKRAKLTDPKGKKIDVLGRIICVILVFITYPAVIETGVLQIEHLFVIFFTVLFCLQAIIQYLYIKESKEFIITLLMNVVFVVFLLNIDSLLKLYS, encoded by the coding sequence ATGACTTTTGTGTGGTTGATGTTAACAATAGCAGTAGCGCTTGTATTCGTGGATGTAGCAGTGAGAAAGTTACTGGGAATAAAACGTGCGAAGCTTACAGATCCAAAAGGGAAGAAAATAGATGTGCTCGGAAGGATTATTTGTGTCATTTTAGTCTTTATTACGTACCCGGCCGTTATAGAAACAGGTGTACTTCAAATAGAGCATCTCTTTGTTATCTTTTTTACAGTTCTGTTTTGCCTCCAGGCAATCATTCAATATCTTTATATTAAGGAATCTAAGGAATTTATTATTACACTGCTTATGAATGTTGTGTTTGTAGTTTTTCTGTTAAATATTGATTCCCTTTTAAAGCTTTACAGTTAA